In Candidatus Bathyarchaeota archaeon, a single window of DNA contains:
- a CDS encoding ferritin, which produces MIKDKVQEALNKQINRELYSAYLYLSMAAYFESINLKGFAHWMRIQAREEVGHAMKLYDHLVERGGRVGLQSIDAPPREWKSPLEVFEEVYRHERTVSQMIDDLVNLARSEGDNAAEVFLQWFVKEQVEEEASALEILERLKLVGEGGQALFMIDRELAKREAEQD; this is translated from the coding sequence GTGATCAAGGATAAAGTTCAGGAGGCTTTGAATAAACAGATAAACCGGGAATTATACTCTGCATACCTATACTTATCCATGGCAGCTTACTTCGAATCCATAAACCTGAAGGGTTTCGCGCATTGGATGCGCATCCAAGCCAGGGAGGAGGTGGGTCACGCCATGAAGCTCTACGACCACCTTGTGGAGAGGGGTGGAAGAGTGGGGCTTCAATCCATCGATGCCCCGCCTAGGGAGTGGAAATCTCCCCTGGAGGTTTTCGAAGAGGTATACAGGCATGAGAGGACGGTAAGCCAGATGATCGATGACCTGGTAAACCTAGCCAGGTCTGAAGGAGATAATGCTGCAGAGGTATTCCTCCAATGGTTCGTCAAGGAACAGGTTGAGGAGGAGGCCTCAGCCTTGGAGATCCTTGAGAGGCTTAAACTAGTGGGCGAGGGCGGCCAAGCCCTATTCATGATCGACCGTGAACTAGCCAAGAGGGAAGCAGAGCAGGATTGA
- a CDS encoding PIN domain-containing protein, which yields MPERLTFGSEAILAFYLGEKGGEAVKEILKKVQDGDAEGYMSILNLTEIYYILCRVNPELAKEKERRLRLYNLKIVPIEDDDLWREAAKIKCEHALSLADAFAAATAKVLKSKLVVGSDEEYKGLNIQLSRIR from the coding sequence ATGCCGGAAAGGTTAACCTTCGGTTCTGAAGCCATTCTAGCCTTCTATCTGGGCGAAAAAGGCGGGGAGGCCGTCAAGGAAATCCTTAAAAAAGTGCAGGACGGAGATGCTGAGGGCTACATGAGCATACTCAACCTAACTGAAATCTACTATATTCTATGCAGGGTAAACCCGGAACTAGCTAAAGAGAAAGAAAGGAGGCTGCGCCTCTACAACTTGAAAATCGTTCCAATAGAAGACGACGACTTATGGCGTGAAGCTGCCAAAATTAAATGTGAACATGCATTATCGCTTGCGGATGCCTTCGCCGCTGCAACAGCGAAAGTCTTAAAATCTAAGCTTGTGGTGGGCAGCGACGAGGAATATAAGGGATTGAACATTCAACTTTCAAGGATACGTTAA
- a CDS encoding 2-oxoacid:acceptor oxidoreductase subunit alpha yields the protein MPDNWKSRVIRDDCSIVLGGEAGQGIRTIEDVLTRVLKLSGYNVFSTREYMSRIRGGVNTTEVRVSSKRVSAFLNRIDILMPLGLGVIPRLERRISRDTFIIGDDEVVGGDLEGYEDQFINAPLTDVASRIGGSIYSNTVAVGIMAGILKAEIGVLEDYLGRLFSAKGLEVVDRNIAAAREGFRIGEELSNSMGLRVELKGNPKVKGELLLSGGEAVALGAAAGGCNFVAFYPMSPSTGISVFLAQHMEELEIIVEQAEDEISAVNMALGAWYAGARAMVPTSGGGFDLMVEGLSLAGMIESPIVIHIGMRPGPATGLPTRTEQADLNIALYSGHGEFPRIILAPGTIEDAFHLTGRAFNLAEKYQVPVIILTDQYLIDSIYNIEGLNLSETTVERHIVETDQGYRRFKFSEDGLSPRGIPGYGRGLVCVDSDEHDEEGHITEDLQVRSRMVEKRLRRLEALKREAIPPQLIGEKDYRVLVVGWGSTYHILREALESMGRDEISLLHFKQVYPLHPSAERYLREAEETIIVEGNATSQFGRLLKAETGLNMNKRLLKYDGLPFAVEEVVEGLEKLTS from the coding sequence ATGCCTGATAACTGGAAATCCAGGGTTATCAGGGATGATTGCTCGATAGTTCTAGGGGGTGAGGCGGGTCAGGGGATCCGCACCATAGAGGATGTCTTGACCAGAGTTTTGAAGCTTTCAGGTTACAATGTCTTCTCTACGAGGGAGTACATGTCCAGGATCCGTGGAGGAGTTAACACCACCGAGGTGCGGGTATCCTCCAAGAGGGTTTCAGCCTTCCTAAACCGTATAGATATTTTGATGCCTCTAGGGTTGGGGGTCATCCCCCGTCTAGAGAGGAGGATATCTAGGGATACCTTCATCATCGGCGACGACGAGGTCGTTGGAGGCGACTTAGAGGGCTACGAGGACCAATTTATAAACGCGCCCTTAACCGATGTAGCCTCCAGGATAGGAGGATCCATATACTCCAACACCGTGGCCGTAGGGATTATGGCTGGAATATTAAAGGCCGAGATCGGGGTTCTAGAGGATTACCTGGGGAGGCTTTTCTCAGCTAAGGGCTTAGAGGTTGTCGATAGGAACATAGCGGCGGCTAGGGAGGGTTTCAGGATCGGGGAGGAGCTATCGAACTCGATGGGTTTGAGGGTGGAGCTTAAGGGAAACCCGAAGGTGAAGGGGGAGCTCCTCCTGAGTGGGGGAGAGGCTGTAGCCCTGGGGGCGGCTGCCGGAGGCTGCAACTTCGTCGCCTTCTACCCCATGTCCCCTTCCACCGGCATATCGGTCTTCCTGGCCCAGCATATGGAGGAGCTCGAGATAATCGTGGAGCAGGCTGAGGATGAGATCAGCGCCGTCAACATGGCCCTAGGCGCATGGTACGCCGGGGCTAGGGCCATGGTCCCCACCAGCGGGGGAGGCTTCGACCTCATGGTTGAGGGTCTAAGCCTTGCAGGGATGATCGAGTCGCCCATAGTCATCCATATAGGGATGAGGCCCGGCCCCGCCACCGGTTTGCCCACCAGGACGGAGCAGGCCGATCTAAACATAGCGTTGTACTCGGGTCACGGCGAATTCCCCAGGATAATTCTCGCCCCTGGAACCATCGAGGACGCCTTCCATCTAACGGGGAGGGCCTTCAACCTAGCCGAGAAATATCAGGTTCCTGTGATAATCCTCACGGATCAATACCTCATAGACTCCATATACAATATTGAAGGGTTAAACCTCTCAGAAACCACCGTTGAGAGGCATATCGTGGAGACGGATCAGGGATATAGGAGGTTCAAGTTCTCGGAGGACGGCCTATCCCCCAGAGGTATACCGGGATATGGGAGAGGCCTCGTATGCGTGGACAGCGATGAGCACGACGAGGAAGGACATATAACCGAGGATCTACAGGTTAGGTCCAGGATGGTTGAGAAGAGGCTTAGGAGACTTGAAGCCCTTAAGAGGGAGGCCATCCCCCCTCAGCTTATAGGGGAGAAGGATTACAGGGTCCTCGTAGTGGGATGGGGCTCAACATATCATATCCTGAGGGAGGCCCTGGAATCGATGGGGAGAGACGAGATCTCCCTCCTTCACTTCAAACAGGTTTATCCATTGCATCCCTCGGCTGAGAGATATCTCAGGGAGGCTGAGGAAACCATAATAGTTGAGGGTAATGCTACATCCCAGTTTGGAAGGCTCCTCAAAGCTGAAACAGGTTTAAACATGAATAAACGCCTCCTAAAATATGATGGGCTACCCTTCGCAGTGGAAGAGGTTGTTGAAGGCCTCGAAAAGTTAACATCTTAG
- the xylB gene encoding xylulokinase, which translates to MPYLLGIDSGTNACKAVLFDLEGRPVSSSTREHPIHYPKPTWAEQDPEWWWHAAAEAVAEALEKSHVDPGDIEGVGLDSQREAVVLIGKDGRSISNSIIWLDRRALGKVEEMRRLLSFEEVLERTGVPIDYMFSAAKLLWIRDEAPGLLSKAEGILFPKDYIAYRLTGEAATDYSMASRTMLFNVHRLRWDEDICGALELPMDLLPPVKGSWEVVGDVTAEAAEATGLKAGTPVVSGGGDRPCEALGAGVIEPGRINIGTGTGTMMTTPLMEPRPDPEGKVDCCCHVAPATWEYEVAIIATGASLRWFRDNFAYEEVERSHRTGGDPYDYMVELASKVPPGCEGLFYYPYPMGAKAPKFNDLAKAVFFGLTLGHSKAHFIRAILEGIAFQYAETLELFAKLGVSIREASIVGGEAKSEMWNQMKADITGLKMWVPEVADAAALGSAILAGVGGGAYGDVKEGVRRAVRFRKAYNPNLEIHESYRKTLEKYKGIYSHLEAGYRIAF; encoded by the coding sequence ATGCCTTATCTGCTCGGGATAGATTCGGGAACCAATGCCTGTAAGGCTGTGTTGTTCGATTTGGAGGGTAGGCCTGTCTCCTCCTCCACCAGGGAGCATCCCATCCATTATCCTAAGCCTACATGGGCTGAGCAGGATCCTGAGTGGTGGTGGCATGCCGCCGCCGAGGCCGTGGCTGAGGCCTTGGAGAAATCCCATGTGGATCCCGGGGATATAGAGGGGGTGGGGCTGGATTCTCAGAGGGAGGCTGTGGTCCTGATTGGGAAGGATGGGAGGAGCATCTCTAACAGTATTATATGGCTTGACCGCAGGGCCCTAGGTAAGGTGGAGGAGATGAGGAGGCTGCTGAGCTTCGAGGAGGTCCTCGAGAGGACGGGCGTCCCAATAGACTACATGTTCTCGGCTGCTAAGCTTCTCTGGATAAGGGATGAGGCCCCCGGTCTCCTATCGAAGGCTGAGGGTATACTCTTCCCTAAGGATTACATTGCCTATAGGCTTACGGGGGAGGCGGCTACGGACTACTCCATGGCCTCTAGGACCATGCTCTTCAACGTTCATAGGCTTAGATGGGATGAGGATATATGCGGAGCGCTAGAGCTGCCCATGGATCTGCTCCCTCCAGTTAAGGGTTCCTGGGAGGTGGTCGGGGATGTGACAGCCGAGGCCGCCGAAGCCACGGGTTTAAAGGCTGGGACGCCCGTGGTCTCGGGCGGCGGCGACAGGCCATGCGAGGCCTTAGGCGCGGGGGTTATAGAGCCTGGAAGGATAAATATTGGAACCGGGACGGGCACCATGATGACCACGCCCCTCATGGAGCCCAGGCCCGACCCGGAGGGGAAGGTGGACTGCTGCTGCCACGTCGCCCCAGCCACATGGGAATACGAGGTGGCCATAATCGCTACAGGGGCCTCCCTCAGATGGTTCAGGGATAACTTCGCCTATGAGGAGGTTGAGAGGAGCCATAGAACAGGAGGGGACCCGTACGATTACATGGTGGAGCTGGCCTCCAAGGTTCCACCCGGATGCGAAGGCTTATTTTATTATCCGTATCCCATGGGGGCTAAGGCGCCGAAGTTCAACGACCTCGCCAAAGCGGTCTTCTTCGGCCTCACCCTAGGCCACTCCAAGGCCCACTTCATAAGGGCGATCCTGGAGGGGATAGCCTTCCAATACGCCGAGACCCTGGAGCTCTTCGCGAAGCTGGGGGTGTCCATCAGGGAAGCCTCCATCGTCGGAGGAGAAGCCAAGAGCGAGATGTGGAACCAGATGAAAGCCGACATCACGGGCTTGAAGATGTGGGTTCCAGAGGTAGCTGATGCAGCTGCCCTGGGATCCGCCATCCTGGCAGGGGTTGGAGGTGGAGCCTATGGGGATGTAAAGGAGGGGGTTAGAAGGGCTGTAAGGTTCAGGAAAGCCTACAACCCCAACCTTGAAATCCACGAATCATACAGGAAAACCCTGGAGAAGTACAAGGGTATATACAGCCACTTGGAGGCAGGCTATAGGATAGCGTTCTGA
- a CDS encoding AbrB/MazE/SpoVT family DNA-binding domain-containing protein gives MTKKGQATIPKWLREKYGIKRKVVIEESEGGIVLKPLPLPEEDFGSLKSVFKGKSSKELLEEARRIEAKKENELTKHAGKVNLRF, from the coding sequence GTGACGAAGAAGGGACAGGCGACGATCCCTAAATGGCTTAGAGAAAAGTATGGTATAAAAAGAAAGGTGGTGATAGAGGAAAGTGAAGGGGGGATTGTGCTTAAGCCTCTCCCCCTGCCTGAAGAAGACTTCGGCTCCCTAAAATCCGTTTTCAAGGGTAAAAGCTCTAAAGAATTGTTAGAGGAAGCCCGAAGGATAGAGGCAAAGAAGGAAAATGAGCTGACTAAACATGCCGGAAAGGTTAACCTTCGGTTCTGA
- a CDS encoding response regulator, which yields MKAGNEGKKQPRILLIDDDESICETLATVLEEHGYRVEHALTGKDALKKARNQYYNMALIDIRLPDMDGTELIERLEEHNPGIVKIMITGYPSLENAVESLNKGADGYVIKPFKMDELLKVVEKHLKRQEEDQSLTEERVAEYIKARIKRMSAEE from the coding sequence ATGAAAGCTGGTAATGAGGGGAAGAAGCAGCCTAGGATACTTCTAATAGACGATGATGAGAGTATATGCGAGACCTTGGCTACGGTCTTGGAGGAACACGGCTACAGGGTGGAGCACGCCCTCACGGGGAAAGACGCCTTAAAGAAGGCTAGGAACCAATACTATAACATGGCCCTAATCGATATTAGGCTCCCGGATATGGATGGGACTGAGCTGATAGAGAGGCTTGAGGAGCATAACCCTGGGATAGTGAAGATAATGATAACCGGTTATCCATCCCTGGAGAACGCCGTGGAGTCCCTCAATAAGGGGGCGGACGGATACGTCATAAAGCCGTTCAAGATGGATGAGCTGTTAAAAGTTGTGGAGAAGCACCTGAAGAGGCAGGAGGAGGATCAAAGCCTCACCGAGGAGAGGGTCGCCGAGTACATTAAGGCGAGGATCAAGAGGATGTCAGCCGAGGAATAA
- a CDS encoding 2-oxoacid ferredoxin oxidoreductase (catalyzes the coenzyme A-dependent decarboxylation of 2-oxoacids, such as pyruvate and 2-oxoglutarate) — translation MDPGLFDVKGADVAWCPGCGNFSLLNALKKALAELDVRPERLVMVSGIGQAAKTPHYLRCNFFNGLHGRALPAATAIKAVNPELTVIVESGDGCMYGEGGNHLIHAIRRNPDITCIVHNNMVYGLTRGQASPTSLRGFKTPAQAAGVLHEPFNPLAVAIALNASFVARAFAGDLEETKEILNKAIRHRGFALVDVFQPCVTYNRVNTYQWFREHTYYLEGSHDPTDRVGAFKRALETDKLPIGVFYVNRKPTFEENLPLYRERLEPLSRRGAKMDRIVKLIETIGKS, via the coding sequence TTGGATCCCGGGCTATTCGACGTGAAGGGCGCGGATGTGGCGTGGTGTCCTGGATGCGGAAACTTCAGCCTATTAAACGCTTTGAAGAAGGCTCTAGCCGAGCTTGACGTGAGGCCTGAGAGGCTTGTGATGGTCTCGGGGATAGGGCAGGCGGCCAAGACCCCCCACTATCTGAGATGCAACTTCTTCAACGGGCTTCACGGGAGGGCCCTCCCCGCGGCCACAGCCATTAAAGCTGTGAACCCTGAACTTACGGTTATAGTTGAGAGCGGGGATGGATGCATGTACGGTGAGGGGGGAAACCATCTCATCCACGCCATAAGGAGGAACCCCGATATAACCTGTATAGTCCATAACAACATGGTTTACGGCTTAACCAGGGGCCAAGCCTCGCCTACAAGCCTGAGAGGGTTTAAAACCCCAGCCCAAGCGGCGGGGGTACTCCATGAACCCTTCAACCCCCTAGCCGTGGCCATAGCCTTGAACGCCTCATTCGTAGCCAGAGCCTTCGCGGGAGACCTGGAGGAGACCAAGGAGATATTAAATAAGGCTATTAGACATAGGGGGTTCGCCCTTGTAGACGTTTTCCAGCCATGCGTAACCTATAACCGGGTTAACACTTATCAATGGTTCAGGGAACATACCTATTACCTCGAGGGCTCCCATGATCCTACGGATAGGGTTGGAGCCTTCAAGAGGGCTTTGGAGACAGATAAACTCCCCATAGGCGTATTCTACGTGAACCGGAAGCCCACGTTCGAGGAGAACTTGCCCCTCTACAGGGAGAGGTTGGAGCCCCTCTCCAGGAGGGGAGCCAAGATGGATAGGATCGTGAAGCTCATAGAGACCATTGGAAAGAGCTGA